From Alloacidobacterium dinghuense:
AATGGGTCCAACTGCTCTAAAAGAGGAATCGTAATGACCACGCCATCTCCAGTCGATTTTGCAGACATACAAGGCCTGGTGCGTTTTGGATACGGAGCGCTTACAGAAGCCTCATTTGTTCTGCTTGAAATTAGAGATCCGTCGACGGCGCGCGCGTGGCTTGACTCCGCACCTGTTTCGACTGGCGTGGAGTTGGCTCAAGCACCCGACACTGCGTTGCAGATTGCATTTACGTGCGAAGGGCTCCGCGCTCTCGGCATTGGAGAAGATATCCTCACGGGCTTCTCCGCTGAGTTCTACTCGGGAATGGCCGGAGATAAGAACCGTTCGCGACGGCTCGGTGACGTGGGAGCAAACTCTCCGCAATACTGGGAGTGGGGCGGATCGAGCAAGAACCCTCATCTGGTTGTGATGATCTACGCACGCGAAGGTCAACTCGAGGCCTGGTCGCAGACGATTCGCGGAGCAGACTGGGAAAGCGCCTTTTCCGTGCTGGATTGTCTCCCCACCTCAAATCTGTTCGGAGTGGAACCATTCGGTTTTACAGACGGCATCAGTCAGCCCACAATTGACTGGAAGCGGCAACGTCAGCCCAAAGAGGATCAGATCGCCTATGGAAACCTGGTGGCATTGGGCGAGTTTCTCTTAGGCTACCCGAACGAATACGGCAAATATACAGATCGTCCGCTGATCGCCACCAACGACGAGAAATCGGTTTTACTATTCGCCGAAGACAAGCCTGCGCTTTACGATCTAGGCAGAAACGGGACTTATCTCGTTCTCCGCCAACTGACCCAGGACGTTCGCGGCTTCTGGCAATTTCTCGACCGACAGGCAAATTCCGATCCCCAGACCCGACAGACTTTGGCAGAAGCATTTGTGGGCCGGAAGCAGAATGGCAAGCCTCTGGTGGATCTCAGTAAGGAGCCAATTGAAGGCATCGACAAGAAGGATGCGATTCAAAATCAATTCACTTTTGATTCGGACACCAACGGTTTGCGCTGCCCTTTGGGCGCGCACATTCGCCGCGCGAATCCTCGAACAACTGATCTCCCCGGCGCCAGCGACAATGTCTTTTCGAAACTGAAACACACATTGGGCTTCGGTGAAGGCAGCTATGGGCAGGATGTGATCGCTTCAACACGTTTTCATAGGCTGCTCCGCCGCGGAAGGGAATATGGCCCTGGTCTCTCGGTGGCAGATGCTTTGCAACCAGCGCCGCCCGATGACGCAAACCGTGGAATACATTTCATCAGTCTCGGGGCAAATATCTCGCGCCAATTTGAATTTGTGCAAAGCGCATGGGTGATGAGCAGTAAGTTTGCAGGCCTTACAGGTGAAAGCGATCCGCTACTCGGCAACCGTGAGCCGATTCTCCCTTGTGGAGGGACAAGCGCTTTTTCCCTTACACAAGAAAACACTGCGAAGCGCCAGATCATGGCACTTCCGCAGTTCATCACAGTTCGAGGAGGAGCTTACTTTTTCCTGCCGGGCATTCGTGCTTTGCGTTTTCTTGTCAAGGCAGGATCGATATAGAAGATGATTCCTATTTGCTCGGAGGCCGGAGTTCGCTGTCCATTACCGGGCTCTCCTCGGTCACGAAGACCTTGTGGAATAACCACGCCGAATCGCAGTGGAGAAGTTCCGCAATTCGCGCTCGCAGATCCTCGCTGGGTTCGCGAAATCCGTTAATAATTTTGCTGAGATGCGCTTCATCAATTCCGAGCATCTTTGCCATTCTGTTTTGACGAAGACCGCTGGTGTAGATCCGCAGCTTCAAATTCGGGTAGATGTCACGTTGAATTGGCACTGTCATAACCCAATGATCGTTTATTTGCATTGGAAACCTCCTCAGTCGAATGGGCCCCGTTGCTGACTGGCTTGAAGCAATCAGTGTGCCAGAACGAAGAAGCGCGCTTTCGTCAACATTTTGTTGTACTTGCAGCAAATCAACGGCCATGCTGCCTCCCCAACTTTTGCCATTGTTCCCTAAAAGACGAAAAGGGTGCAGAAAGCTGACTTAATCTTTCGGTAACTTACTTTTGGCATTGGCTCCGCATGGGACTGAGAATTCAATGGTAATCAAGGACTAAAGAGGGGTTGTTGTAGCGTTCCAAGAGTGTCACAGTGTTGATGGTGCGTGTTTTCGTCCCACGCCGACCAATAAATTGTTGTTGAACAAGGTGATCAGGTCTGCGGTAGGAGAGAGCATCAGCAGATCGTATGATAGCTGCAGGCTGGTGCCATGCAGTGCTCTTTCAACATATCCAACGCTTGCGAGTTGAACGACTTATGTTAGGCGAGATTGTTGTAATCGGCGAAAATCGGACCGTACATGCCTGCCTGCACCAGGCCTTTCGCGACGACACGTACAGCCTTCTTTGGCTGAGAGACGTCCCGGAAGCAGTCCCCTATCTTCGCGAACCGTCGTGCAAGGCGCTTGTAGCCCTTTTCTGCAATGTAACCATGCGGCGGGAGCAGGACTTTAACCTCTTATCAGAAATCTCTACGACTCATCCCCATCTCCAGATTCTTCTGCTTCCGGAGAATGCAAGAAGCCTGCCCAGCGATCTTCCCGTGCGCAACGGCAACGTTCACATGCTTCAAAAATCCGCATCTGTGGATGGTTTGATCCAGACAGTTCAGCACGCAGCTCGCACTGCCGGCATCCTGACGGAGAAAGCTCGACTGGAAGACAGGACTACACATTCTGAGGGACTGCTCGGTGGAAGTTCTCCGCTGTTTTCTACGGCATTTCTCACTCGTGTTGGAATGGCCGATGTGCCCGTTCTGCTGCAAGGAGAAACTGGAGCTGGCAAAGAGGTAGTGGCTCGGCGTTTGTGTGCGTATTCTCCACGGGCCCACAAGCCATTTCTTAAGTTGAATTGCGCTGCATTGCCCTCGGAGTTAGTCGAGAGTGAATTGTTCGGCTATGAGAAGGGTGCTTTTACGGGCGCGATTGTTGACAAGCCGGGCAAATTTGAAATCGCTCAGGGCGGAACCATTTTGCTGGATGAGATCGGAGACATGGACATCCGTCTTCAGGCAAAGCTTCTTCAAGTGCTCCAGGACGGCGAGATCCAACCTCTCGGCAGCAGTAGGACAGTAAGAGTCGACGTGCGCGTACTTGCGGCAACACATTGCAATCTTCGACGCGCGATTGAGCAAGGTAATTTCCGCGAAGATCTGTACTATCGGCTAAACGTCATCAACATCGTCATTCCCCCTTTGCGCGAGCGGAAGAATGAAATCCTTTCCCTGGCGAACGTACTGCTGCGCAGGCATGTGCGTCCGGGTGAAGAAATGCCGCACATCACCGAAGAGCTAAAGCGAACGATGCTGGAGTACCACTGGCCCGGCAATGTGCGCGAATTGGAAAATATCATGCGCCGTTTTATCGTCTATCAGCATCCATCCATGCTGGTCGACGAATTAAATCAGGCGATTGGGTGCTCGAAGCCCAAGCCAGTTGCAATTGCCAATCACCATCATGGAATTTCCGTCCAGAATGGCTCCTCGAATGGCTCATCATCCATCGATCGTCTGGCCGAACAATCTCGTATAGCCGAATCCAAGCTCTTATTGGAAGCCTTGGAGGCCACGCGATGGAACCGGCGACAGGCTGCCGCCAGTCTCAATCTGGAATACAGAGCGTTTCTCTACAAGCTGCAGAAGTACGGAATCGCCGACAAGAGAGACCGGGCCGAAGATAAGTACGTCTCTTAGGTGAGTACACCAAAAGGTGGAGGGTAAAACCAGCCATCTTGCTCAAGACGACCTGTCTGCGGTTGCGTACTCTAGCAATGTCTCTTGAAAACGAATACCTCCTGAACCCCAATCTTCCGCAAAGATTGGGGCTTTCTTTTTGTCCTTCAGTGCTTCCACATGGTCCCTACCTGCTGTATTACCAACATCCCCGACAATACGGTCACAATGATTGCCGTCAGCCAGGCGGCAACATTGAACCAGTGAGAATTCACATGCGTTCCCATCAAATCCTTGCGGTTGATCAACCGCAGCATGAAAACGATCACGATAGGCAGCAAGATGCCGTTGAGAGCCTGGGAAAAGATGGAGAACTGCACGAGCGGAAAATCCGGGATCAACACAACCGCTGCACCGCCCGCTATCAGTAGAGTGTAAAGCCAATAGAAAAACGGCGCCTGCCGGAAGCTTTTGTCCACTCCCGATTCGAAGCCAAGACCTTCGCAAACTGTGTATGAGGTGGAAAGAGGCAAAACCGACGCCGCGAAGAAAGACGCATTGAATAACCCGAAGGCAAAAAGCAGAAAGGCATACGATCCCGCCAGGGGTTTCATCGCCTCCGCCGCGTCGGCAGGCATGGCAATATTGCCCAGGCCATGCGCCCAGAGCGTTGCCGCGCAAGCAACAATGATGAACCACGCAACAACGTCCGTGAAAATCGAGCCAACAATCACATCAAGCCGCGTAGCCGCATACTTTCTGACGCTGACTCCCTTTTCAACGATGGAGGACTGCAAGTAAAACTGCATCCAGGGAGCAATCGTCGTCCCAATTACGCTTACTACCATGTAGAGATAGTCGTGCTGCCCCCAAAGTGTTCGCGGCGGCAATTCGACTGTCGCAACGATGGCCGTTCGCCAGCTAGGCCCGGCAAGAACACCCGTAATGATGTAAGCGATGTAAAAAGCAGACGCTGTGAGAAAGATCTTTTCAACGCTTTTATAGTCTCCGCGAACTGCAAGCAGCCACACCAGCACCCCGCAGATTGGAACAGAGATGTATTTCGACAGATGAAAAAGCTGCATACTTCCGGCAATGCCTGCGAATTCGCCAATGACGTTTCCGAAATTGACGATGACCAGAAGCACCATGACGATGAACGTCATGCGCAGGCCAAACTCTTCGCGGATGAGATCGCTCAGGCCTTTGCCTGTTACAACGCCCATCCGCGCGCACATTTCCTGAACGATGATCAGCGCGAGGGTAATAGGAATCATTGTCCAGAGCAGCGCGTAGCCGAAGTGCGCACCTGCCTGCGAATAGGTAAGAATTCCGTTCGGGTCGTTATCTACATTCGCTGTTATGAATCCCGGTCCGAGCACAGCAAGAAACAGAAATATCCGGGTTCTCCATCGTTTCAACATTGCAGGGTTCTAGTCTCTGGTTTTCTACATTTCAAAAATTTTAGGGGAGCGTTCTATGGCGAACATATCACGTGTGCAGAGTGATGGAACGTCGGCAGTTCGTTTCTAAATCTTGTCCCGCAAAAAAGCGATGACATGATCCGCTTGTACAACGCCCACCAACCTTCCATCATCATCCAGCACGGGTAACGCGCGCAGATTGTACTTATCAAACAGTTCGGCAACGAAGTTTTGATGAGCATGCACCTGGCATGAAATAAAACGTGGTTCGGTGAGAACCTCGAGTCTCGTCTCCGGCTTTGCCAGAATCATCCGGGCCAGTGGCACCACACCGATCAAGACTTCCTTTTCGTCGACCAGATACAACTCGGTAATGCTTTCAGGATCACCCTCGAACCCCCGTAAGGCTTCAATCCCGTCTGCAACTGTCGCTTGGACCGGCACCTGCACATACGCTGTGGTCATGCGGCCGGCTGCGGAATCCTCCCGGAATTCGAGGAGCTCTTCGACCTCCTGCCGCTCTTCCGCGCCCATTTCTTCGAGAATTGCTTCGGAGCGTTCCTCGGGTAGCTCAGCCAGCAGGTCAGCCGCAGCTCCCGGATCCATTTCCTCTACAATTCCAGCTGCCGTTTCCGAATCCAGAGATTCAACCAGGGCCTTTTGCAGCTTTGGTTCGACTTCTTCCAGCGCTTCAGCCGCGACTTCTTCGTCCAGGGTGGTCAGAATTGCCTCGCGTTCAGCGGGGGCAAGATCTTCCAGAATGTCTGCAATGTCGGATGGATGGAGCTGCGCCAGGCGCTCATGCTCGATCTTCAGCTTGACCCGTCGAGCGGGGTCCACCTCGATCATGTCTACAAATTCCCATGGGATCACCCGCGCCGGGAACTTGCGCGAAAACGTGTCCAGGGCATGTTTGGGTATCACCCCAAGCAGCAGCCTCCGCACAGCGCCCCGCAGCCCTACCTCAACTTCCCGGACGCGAAGATCCTGCTTCTCGTCCCTGGAAAACCATTGCAGATCGACATCGTTGACGCGTACGACCTTGCGCCCGTGCACATCGATAATCTGTTGATCCAGCAGATCCTGCTTGAGAAAAATGAAGTTCTCATCACCCTGCAATGGCTGCACGGCATCCGTGGAGCGCAGTTCGAGCGCTCCGCTTGGCGTACTCCTGACCTCCGTGGCGGGCACCAGTTCCAACCCTTTCTTCGTCTTCAACACCAGGCCGGCAATTCGGCCTGCATCGGCGCCGGTCGCCACAGCAATGTCCTTCAACCGTCCAAACAGACTCCCTTTCGGTTCGGTTACCGGGGTCCCGAGCAGCAGAGCCAGGCTGGGTCCATTGCGTTTTTCGTCCATCTGGTTTCGTATCCCGCGTGCAGTCTAACAGGCGCCTGCATGTGTGTAGTTTTTTTCAATGAGATGCCCGTAAAGCGCCTCAGATTGTTCATCCGCGGAATGATTTCCGGGCCCCGGTTTCGCACCTGCTTGACATTGCTCGGCCGAGCAAGCAAACTGCCCTACAACAGGTTAAAGATAAGGATGTCCATGCATTATGGCGAGGATCAACAATTGACGGGATCGCAGGCAAGCCGGATAACGTATACACTCGAATCTTCGCTGGACAGCGTGAACCGGGTTGAGCAAACAGCCGAGCAGATGGCCAAGAAGGCCGGAGTGGACGAAGATGAGGTGTTTCGCATCGCCATGGCGGTGCGGGAAGCAGCAGTGAATGCAGTTCTGCATGGCAATTCCTACGATCCGGACAAACGGATTACGGCATCCTTTGAAAATACGGGCGATTCGTTGGTGATTCGCATCGCCGATCAGGGAAAGGGGCTCGATCCTGATACGCTGCCCGATCCCCTTGCACCGGAAAATTTGTTGCGCGGTTCGGGCCGCGGAATCTTTCTCATCCGCTCTTTTATGGATGAGGTACACTTCAAGCTATTGCATCCTGGAACCGAGCTGACACTGATTAAGCATCTTGGGACCGCTCAAACCGGCAGTTAGTCTAAGGAGGAATCTTACGTGAGCATGAAGCTGAATACCCGTCAGGTCGACGGAGTAACCATACTCGATCTTAGCGGCCGCATTACCCTCGGCGAAGGCAGTGTGCAGTTGCGCGATGCGATTCGGGATTTACTGGCAAAGGGATCAAAACTCATTCTGCTCAACCTTGCCGACGTGAATTACATCGACAGCTCGGGCATCGGCGAGTTGGTCAGCGCCTACACCACAGTCCGCAATCAGGGCGGTGAATTGAAGCTTCTGAACCTGACGAAGAAGGTTCACGATCTGCTTCAGATTACCAAGCTCTACACAGTTTTTGACGTGAAAGATGACGAAGCCAGCGCAATCGCATCGTATACGCGCGCCTAAGAATCGCTTTTCCACAACTTGTTAGAAAAGGCTGCCGGATGGCAGCCTTTTCCATTGCGATCGAACCTGCACCTTGCTAGTGCGGCTTGCGGTACTCAATATCCTCGTCGCGCAGATAATACTCAGCAGAGCAGTTGTTCGCGCCGCAGATCATCGATTCAAGGCCGGCAAATTGCGCCCTCGTAATCAAGCCCAATGCTCCACAGCTTGGGCAAGCGAGCACAGCCCAATAAGGATTCTTCGCATCGCCCATCGTGCCGGCATTCTCAAGCACAAACAGGGTTCCTGGTTCCATTTGCTCGGGGATCCATTCTTCCAACAACTGCAATTCTGCGGACATAGTCGCCTCCTTTTTGGGGCTTGCTATTGAATAGTGTCAGTACTGCTCCCTGGATTTCCTTTTTATGCTGTTCTGGCTACTTCCGGTGCCCTCCTTTTGCTCCGGTACCGACTGACCGGCTTCCGTGGCGCTTTGGCCAGGACTTCATTCACGTCAACCTTCAGCCGGCTGACGGTGTCCGTTAAACATATCAACAGCATCGGCTGATTTGTGTTGCGCATGAGGTCAACAATCTGACGCGAATCTGACTCCAGATAGACGTGCTTCCCATCCAGGAGCAGATGGTGTTCCTTACTGCCCTGGACGATGTCGGCCAGCCGACTGTGCACTTCCCGGCGCAGGAAGCGCAAAACCCGACGCACCTGCTGCAATGAGATGTGCTTGCGACGAAGCTCTTCGATGACGAGAATTTCGACCAGATCTGCGGTCGAGTAGATCCGATTGCGGCCTTCGCGCTCTGGTACAACTACGCGCTTTTCATCCCACCACTGCAACTGGCGCGCGGTGACGCCAGTCATTTCCAGAACATCGCCGGTGGTGAAGCGGTCTGCCAACATAGGCGGCCGATGACCTCAAACATTTCGGTCGTGAAATGTTTGATGCGATTCTTCACCCGGCGATGCCTGATGTCAATCCCTCGGCGGTTTCATCCGGTGAACTTTTGTATTCATTTGGTAACCGTAGTCACGTCGGCGACTACCCGCCGGAGGGTTTCCGCAATCTGGACAATCTGGCTTGCTTCGAGATACGGATGCATGGGAAGGCTCAGCACACGCTCGCCTGCCCGCTCGGATAGCGGGAAACCACCTTCACCTAGATTCATGTGGCGGAAGACGGGTTGCAGGTGCAGCGGAACCGGATAGTGGACGGCGGTAGGGATTCCGGCCCGTTGCAAGGCTTGCTGAACGGCATCCCTGTCATCGACTTCAATGGTGTACTGCGCATATGGGCTGGTGTATCCATCGCGAACCACCGGCGCTTGTACTGGGTCCTTTAGCAACTTGTTGTACGTCGCCGCGGCCTTCTGGCGCGCCGCTAGCTCTTCGTCGAAGACATCCAGTTTGGCCAGCAGAATCGCTGCCTGGATGGTATCGAGGCGGCCATTGATGCCGATGCTCGTGTGGTGGTAGCGGCGGTCTTGCCCGTGATTGCGCAACTCCAGCATGCGGCGGGCGAGGCTGTCGTCGCTGGTGAAGATCGCTCCGCCATCGCCGTAGCAGCCCAGCGGCTTCGACGGAAAGAAGCTGGTGCAGCCGATGGTGCTGAGGTTGCCGGATTCGCGGCCCTTGTAAGTTCCACCAAAGCTCTGTGCGGCGTCTTCGATGACGGGGATGCCGTGCCTGGCTGCGATTTCGTTGATCGGGTCAAAGTCGGCGCACTGGCCGTAAAGGCTCACGGGCATGATTGCCTTGGTGCGCGGCGTAATCGCGGCTTCGATCCTGACCGGATCGATGTTGTAGGTCTCCGGATCGATGTCAACGAAGACGGGGACCGCTCCGAGCAGCGCGATCATTTCTCCAGTAGCGAAGAAGGTGAACGGCGAGGTGATGACCTCGTCGCCTGAACCGATTTCAAGCGCCATCATCGCCATCAACAGTGCGTCGGTTCCACTGGCGCAACCGATACAGTGCTTCGCGCCGGTGCGTGCGGCGAGGCGGTCTTCGAGTTCGGCAACCTCCGGTCCAAGGATGTACTGGCCATGATCGAG
This genomic window contains:
- a CDS encoding helix-turn-helix domain-containing protein; this translates as MQINDHWVMTVPIQRDIYPNLKLRIYTSGLRQNRMAKMLGIDEAHLSKIINGFREPSEDLRARIAELLHCDSAWLFHKVFVTEESPVMDSELRPPSK
- a CDS encoding MerR family transcriptional regulator, yielding MLADRFTTGDVLEMTGVTARQLQWWDEKRVVVPEREGRNRIYSTADLVEILVIEELRRKHISLQQVRRVLRFLRREVHSRLADIVQGSKEHHLLLDGKHVYLESDSRQIVDLMRNTNQPMLLICLTDTVSRLKVDVNEVLAKAPRKPVSRYRSKRRAPEVARTA
- a CDS encoding Dyp-type peroxidase — encoded protein: MTTPSPVDFADIQGLVRFGYGALTEASFVLLEIRDPSTARAWLDSAPVSTGVELAQAPDTALQIAFTCEGLRALGIGEDILTGFSAEFYSGMAGDKNRSRRLGDVGANSPQYWEWGGSSKNPHLVVMIYAREGQLEAWSQTIRGADWESAFSVLDCLPTSNLFGVEPFGFTDGISQPTIDWKRQRQPKEDQIAYGNLVALGEFLLGYPNEYGKYTDRPLIATNDEKSVLLFAEDKPALYDLGRNGTYLVLRQLTQDVRGFWQFLDRQANSDPQTRQTLAEAFVGRKQNGKPLVDLSKEPIEGIDKKDAIQNQFTFDSDTNGLRCPLGAHIRRANPRTTDLPGASDNVFSKLKHTLGFGEGSYGQDVIASTRFHRLLRRGREYGPGLSVADALQPAPPDDANRGIHFISLGANISRQFEFVQSAWVMSSKFAGLTGESDPLLGNREPILPCGGTSAFSLTQENTAKRQIMALPQFITVRGGAYFFLPGIRALRFLVKAGSI
- a CDS encoding NRAMP family divalent metal transporter; amino-acid sequence: MLKRWRTRIFLFLAVLGPGFITANVDNDPNGILTYSQAGAHFGYALLWTMIPITLALIIVQEMCARMGVVTGKGLSDLIREEFGLRMTFIVMVLLVIVNFGNVIGEFAGIAGSMQLFHLSKYISVPICGVLVWLLAVRGDYKSVEKIFLTASAFYIAYIITGVLAGPSWRTAIVATVELPPRTLWGQHDYLYMVVSVIGTTIAPWMQFYLQSSIVEKGVSVRKYAATRLDVIVGSIFTDVVAWFIIVACAATLWAHGLGNIAMPADAAEAMKPLAGSYAFLLFAFGLFNASFFAASVLPLSTSYTVCEGLGFESGVDKSFRQAPFFYWLYTLLIAGGAAVVLIPDFPLVQFSIFSQALNGILLPIVIVFMLRLINRKDLMGTHVNSHWFNVAAWLTAIIVTVLSGMLVIQQVGTMWKH
- a CDS encoding STAS domain-containing protein; amino-acid sequence: MKLNTRQVDGVTILDLSGRITLGEGSVQLRDAIRDLLAKGSKLILLNLADVNYIDSSGIGELVSAYTTVRNQGGELKLLNLTKKVHDLLQITKLYTVFDVKDDEASAIASYTRA
- a CDS encoding sigma-54 interaction domain-containing protein — protein: MLGEIVVIGENRTVHACLHQAFRDDTYSLLWLRDVPEAVPYLREPSCKALVALFCNVTMRREQDFNLLSEISTTHPHLQILLLPENARSLPSDLPVRNGNVHMLQKSASVDGLIQTVQHAARTAGILTEKARLEDRTTHSEGLLGGSSPLFSTAFLTRVGMADVPVLLQGETGAGKEVVARRLCAYSPRAHKPFLKLNCAALPSELVESELFGYEKGAFTGAIVDKPGKFEIAQGGTILLDEIGDMDIRLQAKLLQVLQDGEIQPLGSSRTVRVDVRVLAATHCNLRRAIEQGNFREDLYYRLNVINIVIPPLRERKNEILSLANVLLRRHVRPGEEMPHITEELKRTMLEYHWPGNVRELENIMRRFIVYQHPSMLVDELNQAIGCSKPKPVAIANHHHGISVQNGSSNGSSSIDRLAEQSRIAESKLLLEALEATRWNRRQAAASLNLEYRAFLYKLQKYGIADKRDRAEDKYVS
- a CDS encoding ATP-binding protein, which produces MSMHYGEDQQLTGSQASRITYTLESSLDSVNRVEQTAEQMAKKAGVDEDEVFRIAMAVREAAVNAVLHGNSYDPDKRITASFENTGDSLVIRIADQGKGLDPDTLPDPLAPENLLRGSGRGIFLIRSFMDEVHFKLLHPGTELTLIKHLGTAQTGS
- a CDS encoding DegT/DnrJ/EryC1/StrS family aminotransferase; protein product: MQFIDLKAQYRKLKSDIDSRIQTVLDHGQYILGPEVAELEDRLAARTGAKHCIGCASGTDALLMAMMALEIGSGDEVITSPFTFFATGEMIALLGAVPVFVDIDPETYNIDPVRIEAAITPRTKAIMPVSLYGQCADFDPINEIAARHGIPVIEDAAQSFGGTYKGRESGNLSTIGCTSFFPSKPLGCYGDGGAIFTSDDSLARRMLELRNHGQDRRYHHTSIGINGRLDTIQAAILLAKLDVFDEELAARQKAAATYNKLLKDPVQAPVVRDGYTSPYAQYTIEVDDRDAVQQALQRAGIPTAVHYPVPLHLQPVFRHMNLGEGGFPLSERAGERVLSLPMHPYLEASQIVQIAETLRRVVADVTTVTK
- a CDS encoding magnesium transporter MgtE N-terminal domain-containing protein, with amino-acid sequence MDEKRNGPSLALLLGTPVTEPKGSLFGRLKDIAVATGADAGRIAGLVLKTKKGLELVPATEVRSTPSGALELRSTDAVQPLQGDENFIFLKQDLLDQQIIDVHGRKVVRVNDVDLQWFSRDEKQDLRVREVEVGLRGAVRRLLLGVIPKHALDTFSRKFPARVIPWEFVDMIEVDPARRVKLKIEHERLAQLHPSDIADILEDLAPAEREAILTTLDEEVAAEALEEVEPKLQKALVESLDSETAAGIVEEMDPGAAADLLAELPEERSEAILEEMGAEERQEVEELLEFREDSAAGRMTTAYVQVPVQATVADGIEALRGFEGDPESITELYLVDEKEVLIGVVPLARMILAKPETRLEVLTEPRFISCQVHAHQNFVAELFDKYNLRALPVLDDDGRLVGVVQADHVIAFLRDKI